From Nicotiana tabacum cultivar K326 chromosome 22, ASM71507v2, whole genome shotgun sequence, one genomic window encodes:
- the LOC107798777 gene encoding uncharacterized protein LOC107798777, translating to MQSETTTPTTDSLEEQLQLNSTTVDEQEQCEQQGDSARKRKRGKTKMLSVHGRCERKLIIVNENNQPIGPTKDVVAELGSFLVTLARNASLCPLDIFDWRKMDTKEDLWAYTKEKYDIPDTAKKWTLDAIQAAWRRQKSNLKEHHFDAYANDEIRMQKRSEYIPASQFKDLLKYWNSEKFQRMSKTNIENRKQLKNSHTVGKKSFAIVRNELVEKRRTLLTRYHYESSLWLQDQENLEGHRRILMKIQLVKLLKWKKLKHNKVKMAAALLMHLQPFWDLNIQGDLDYMDEGLQELL from the exons ATGCAAAGCGAAACTACCACCCCTACAACAGATTCATTAGAGGAACAATTGCAATTGAATTCTACAACTGTTGATGAACAAGAACAATGTGAACAGCAAG GCGATTCTGCtcgaaaaaggaaaagaggtaaAACAAAGATGCTAAGTGTACATGGAAGGTGTGAGCGGAAATTGATCATAGTAAATGAGAACAATCAACCTATTGGTCCTACAAAAGATGTTGTGGCAGAATTGGGTAGTTTCCTTGTCACTTTAGCAAGGAATGCGAGTCTTTGCCCTCTTGATATATTTGATTGGAGAAAAATGGACACAAAAGAAGATTTATGGGCGTATACCAAG GAGAAATATGATATTCCTGATACTGCAAAAAAATGGACTTTGGATGCAATTCAAGCTGCTTGGAGAAGACAGAAGAGCAATTTGAAAGAACACCACTTTGACGCCTATGCGAATGATGAAATTCGAATGCAAAAAAGGTCTGAATATATTCCAGCATCTCAATTTAAGGATCTCCTCAAATATTGGAACTCTGAAAAGTTCCAG AGAATGTCCAAGACCAATATTGAGAATCGAAAACAATTGAAGAATTCACACACTGTCGGCAAAAAAAGCTTTGCTATAGTCCGCAATGAATTGGT GGAAAAGAGAAGAACACTTCTGACCCGTTATCACTACGAGAGTTCTTTGTGGCTACAAGATCAAGAAAACCTGGAAGGTCATAGAAGGATTCTGATGAAGATACAACTAGTAAAATT GCTGAAATGGAAAAAATTGAAGCACAACAAAGTGAAGATGGCAGCAGCTCTGTTAATGCATTTGCAGCCGTTTTGGGACCTGAACATTCAGGGCGACTTAGATTATATGGACGAGGGGTTACAAGAACTTCTTTGA